CAATGGTCTATTTCAGAGATAGGAGGCGGTAATGCACTGATTAGTCTACGATGTGCTGTAAAACCAGTAGTAGAAGAAGAGGCCATGATTTTTTTACGTGTAGTGAATGATTCTTAAGAGTCGGTTCATTTGTAAAGAATCAAAACGATCAAGCGCGTTACTGTTACAACGGTTACTGACTCTGCTATTGAAATCTGACCATAGCCGACTTGGTATTAAGGAAACATGGAGATTGAGGGAAAGCCCTGCAGAATAAAAGACGAAGATACAGAGCTACAAATAGGTTTGTGTTCACATTAATTCTCTGTAATGACTCGATTTAAAGGATATCTGAACGGCTGATTTGAACGCAAAGTATATTTGTGCTAACATTACGTTAAATTAAtgtatatttgtttcatttcctCATGTTATTTAGTTGAAATATGGTGATTTACTGTTGATTTTATTCCCAGTGGAAGCAAATGAAGACAAACAGCATCGCATTCACAACATACGTCCACACTTGACGTATAAACAGAGTTTCACACTGAATCAAGCTCAACAAGCTGGAGTTTGTTTTGGGGGAAATGTGACTGAGCACATGAGAATAAACAGCAGGGTTAAAAAGTTCACGTGtcttcagtgtggaaagagttacgAGCATAATGGAAACTTTACAGtgcacatgaggattcacactggagaaagacCATTCACATGTACTGTTTGTGGAAAGAGCTTCGTTAGCAAAGGAAACCATGATAAGCATTTCAGAATTCATACTGGAGAGCGACCATTCACATGTGATCACTGTGGAAAGAGCTTTTACGACAAGGGAAAgtttaatgaacacatgaagattcaCACTAGGGGTGAAGtcttcacctgcactcagtgtggaaagagcttcttTCAGAAAGCAGGATTGAAGAGTCATCTGAAATTTCACTCTGAGGAAAGACCGTTCGTGTGTTCTCAATGTGGAAAGGGTTTCAAAACTGAAAGCAACCTCAAAAATCATCAGCTCATTCACACTGGAGTGAGGTCGTTCAACTGTGATCAGTGCGATAAAACTTTCCTCCGTGCGTCAAACTTGAGGGAACACCTTAAAGTTCATGCCGGACTGAAGCCTCATGTTTGCTCCTTATGTGGAAAGAGTTTTTCACGACGGACGACTTTAGGAGTTCACacgaggattcacactggagtgaGACCTTATACGTGTTCAGACTGCGGGAAGAACTTTACTATATTAGGCGACTTAAAGAAACACCAGAGGGTTCACACTAGAGAGAAACCGCACAAGAGTTCACACTGTGTGAAGAGTTTACCTTCTACAGGACACCTGAAAAATCATGagagagttcacactggagaaaagccatATGCGTGCTCCttatgtggaaagagtttcagtcagTTAGGTAGTCTACAGGtacatgtaaaatataaaagctgttGCCTAATTGTGCCTAAATAAGCAATGTTTCAGAATCACTTACTAGTAAATTATATGATGGTTAACAAGAGTAAATTGTGAATTATTTTATAAGAGGTTTAGTTCATGTAAGAAGAAATAATTGTGTAAA
The sequence above is drawn from the Danio aesculapii chromosome 21, fDanAes4.1, whole genome shotgun sequence genome and encodes:
- the si:ch73-299h12.9 gene encoding gastrula zinc finger protein XlCGF8.2DB produces the protein MEIEGKPCRIKDEDTELQIVEANEDKQHRIHNIRPHLTYKQSFTLNQAQQAGVCFGGNVTEHMRINSRVKKFTCLQCGKSYEHNGNFTVHMRIHTGERPFTCTVCGKSFVSKGNHDKHFRIHTGERPFTCDHCGKSFYDKGKFNEHMKIHTRGEVFTCTQCGKSFFQKAGLKSHLKFHSEERPFVCSQCGKGFKTESNLKNHQLIHTGVRSFNCDQCDKTFLRASNLREHLKVHAGLKPHVCSLCGKSFSRRTTLGVHTRIHTGVRPYTCSDCGKNFTILGDLKKHQRVHTREKPHKSSHCVKSLPSTGHLKNHERVHTGEKPYACSLCGKSFSQLGSLQVHVKYKSCCLIVPK